A stretch of Arctopsyche grandis isolate Sample6627 chromosome 9, ASM5162203v2, whole genome shotgun sequence DNA encodes these proteins:
- the LOC143916798 gene encoding cuticle protein-like, whose translation MLQLSRFLYYVDKIGKPDTFLFFAAVVAVAQAGLIAQPAYSGYSGISGYSGLSGLSGYSGIGSPLGYSAPVAKYAAPLAYAAPVAKIAAPLAYASPLVKSIDADYDPNPQYSYSYDVQDQLTGDSKSQHESRSGDVVQGSYSLVDPDGLRRTVDYTADPHNGFNAVVRREPLGYKVAAPVAYAAPIAKIASPLAYASPIAKIASPLAYSSPLGYSSQINKIASPLSYGSPLSYGSPAYY comes from the exons ATGCTTCAACTAAGCAGATTTCTGTACTATGTAGATAAAATTGGGAAACCTGACACT TTCCTGTTCTTTGCCGCTGTGGTGGCCGTAGCCCAAGCTGGACTTATCGCCCAGCCTGCCTACTCCGGCTACTCTGGAATCTCCGGATACTCTGGACTCTCTGGACTCTCAGGCTACTCTGGAATCGGTTCTCCATTGGGCTACTCTGCTCCAGTAGCCAAGTACGCCGCCCCCCTCGCATATGCCGCCCCAGTAGCCAAGATCGCCGCCCCCCTCGCCTATGCTTCCCCATTGGTTAAATCCATCGATGCCGACTACGACCCCAACCCACAATACAGCTACTCCTACGACGTGCAAGACCAACTCACCGGAGACTCCAAGAGCCAACATGAATCGCGCTCCGGAGACGTAGTTCAAGGATCTTACTCCTTGGTCGATCCTGATGGTCTCAGGCGTACCGTTGACTACACTGCTGATCCTCACAACGGATTCAACGCCGTCGTAAGACGTGAACCCTTGGGTTACAAAGTAGCTGCCCCAGTCGCCTATGCTGCACCAATTGCCAAGATCGCCTCTCCTTTGGCTTACGCTTCCCCAATTGCCAAGATTGCCTCTCCCTTGGCTTACTCTTCCCCATTGGGCTACTCTTCCCAAATCAACAAAATCGCCTCTCCCCTTTCTTACGGATCTCCCCTCTCTTATGGCTCTCCCGCCTACTATTAA
- the LOC143916795 gene encoding cuticle protein-like: MAFKFLFFAAVVAVAQAGLIAQPAYSGYSGLSGLSGYSSIGSPLAYSTPVAKIAAPLAYTAPVAKIAAPLAYASPLVKSIDADYDPNPQYSYSYEVQDQLTGDSKSQQETRSGDVVQGSYSLVEPDGTKRIVEYTADPQNGFNAVVSRQPLAVKVAAPLAYAAPVAKIAAPLAYSAPIAKIASPLAYSSPVARIASPLAYSSPVARIASPLGYSSQINKIASPLSYSSSAYY, translated from the exons ATGGCATTCAAA TTCTTGTTCTTCGCCGCCGTAGTGGCTGTAGCCCAAGCTGGACTTATCGCCCAGCCTGCCTACTCTGGTTACTCTGGACTCTCTGGACTTTCAGGCTACTCTAGCATCGGCTCCCCTTTGGCCTACTCTACTCCAGTAGCCAAAATTGCCGCCCCCCTTGCTTATACCGCCCCAGTTGCCAAGATCGCCGCCCCCCTCGCCTATGCCTCCCCATTAGTTAAATCCATCGATGCCGACTACGACCCCAACCCACAATACAGCTACTCCTACGAAGTCCAAGACCAACTTACAGGAGACTCCAAGAGCCAACAGGAAACTCGCTCTGGAGACGTAGTTCAAGGATCTTACTCCTTGGTCGAACCTGATGGCACCAAACGTATCGTTGAATACACTGCTGATCCTCAGAATGGATTCAATGCTGTAGTAAGCAGACAACCCTTGGCCGTCAAAGTAGCTGCTCCTCTTGCTTATGCTGCCCCAGTTGCCAAGATCGCTGCCCCTCTTGCTTACTCTGCCCCCATTGCCAAGATTGCCTCTCCCTTAGCTTACTCTTCCCCAGTTGCCAGGATCGCTTCTCCTTTGGCTTACTCTTCCCCAGTCGCCAGGATCGCTTCTCCTTTGGGTTACTCTTCCCAAATCAACAAGATAGCTTCTCCCCTCTCGTACAGCTCCTCCGCCTACTATTAA
- the LOC143916796 gene encoding cuticle protein-like produces the protein MIENPIPPKAYLEKTEFNHLLVMQIIPKSECNIECWSNVAEKFLFFAAVVAVAQAGLIAQPAYSGYSGLSGLSGYSGIGSPLSYSAPVAKIAAPLAYASPVVKSIDADYDPNPQYSYSYEVQDQLTGDSKSQQETRSGDVVQGSYSLVEPDGTKRIVEYTADPHNGFNAVVSRQPLAVKVAAPLAYAAPVAKIAAPLAYSAPIAKIASPLAYSSPVARIASPLGYSSQINKIASPLSYSSSAYY, from the exons ATGATTGAAAATCCTATTCCGCC AAAAGCTTATTTAGAGAAGACTGAATTCAACCACCTGTTAGTGATGCAGAT AATCCCGAAGTCTGAATGTAATATCGAATGTTGGTCTAATGTTGCTGAAAAG TTCCTGTTCTTCGCCGCCGTAGTGGCTGTAGCCCAAGCTGGACTTATCGCCCAGCCTGCCTACTCTGGTTACTCTGGACTCTCTGGACTTTCAGGCTACTCTGGCATCGGCTCCCCTTTGTCCTACTCTGCTCCAGTAGCCAAAATTGCCGCTCCCCTCGCCTATGCTTCCCCAGTAGTCAAATCCATCGATGCCGACTACGACCCCAACCCACAATACAGCTACTCTTACGAAGTGCAAGACCAACTCACCGGTGACTCCAAGAGCCAACAGGAAACTCGCTCTGGAGATGTAGTTCAAGGATCTTACTCCTTGGTCGAACCTGATGGCACCAAGCGTATCGTTGAATACACTGCTGATCCTCACAATGGATTCAATGCTGTAGTAAGCAGACAACCCTTGGCCGTCAAAGTAGCTGCTCCTCTTGCTTATGCTGCCCCAGTTGCCAAGATCGCTGCCCCTCTTGCTTACTCTGCCCCCATTGCCAAGATTGCCTCTCCCTTAGCTTACTCTTCCCCAGTCGCCAGGATCGCTTCTCCTTTGGGTTACTCTTCCCAAATCAACAAGATCGCTTCTCCCCTCTCTTACAGCTCCTCCGCATACTATTAA